From Toxorhynchites rutilus septentrionalis strain SRP chromosome 2, ASM2978413v1, whole genome shotgun sequence, a single genomic window includes:
- the LOC129768201 gene encoding kinesin-related protein 4 isoform X4 — MSYQCKLVLTLSLLATGVSLASTSLDKAIGSGALPKAHDPLFNKMLAEKSDIPMAQNPIFNKMLQESHSKENLIDDDDDDALLPPHKALDLNPKYAKHAPPKKITVDQQHPKVESTTMGIIPIENSIAKDSFDDEDDSYEDESDLLTGDDVDRTNQNYPEYYDEDDDDDDDDYNFEEQAHLCPRDCICERNMQAYLVATCSRLDLDTQKFSPLITDLQVLDVGPKYPIVLSAEFFKQIGLSHVVSIKISNCTIEYINQFAFAGLDDLYSVNLTNSGIDMLHPDTFAKNTKLRLLTLSGNDLSAMQSVNYNTPYTDYMLKAPSIEELDISKCNLQALQSTAFNELKNIIYINLSDNKLKTLPETIFEKVETIEELDLSMNNITELPKNIFNKTSLAILHLKYNMISSNLDFVTADLQKLDLSYCQIRTINGQMFKGMEGLTTLILKGNRIKKINQIAFTSLKSLRQIDLSQNYLEQISALTFLGNKDLDIIKLNENPRLKQLPAEGFQSSYGTFNTYFLDVSNCDISDLADNTFKTMPQITRLNLAWNNLQTMRPKVLSHLDKLMDLDLSNNLITELSEETFAKNRNLNKLNLSGNQLARLSPSTFVPLQYLNQLDISDCDLRNLWDSSSPNAKDHQVLPNLKLLNASLNELSNLYVSDLDSMTSLRVLDIRNNTLKCNPHFKALIKWLGSKKVSLADSSKEQRTHAELNAYITDNSAPLVEWSQFAQEICQPAKNAKNSPVVVKDTELDDDEDEDDDDDIEEDESEDEDDYSEEQSAKNENVVDSKDELDQYYDEEDRNKDEDENSNVIDAVNDIQKIEEAILGGNARSDDPLQEEVVILDGSTLLQISGLWLRILCIAMAIVVIIMAVSRILAIMMRKRGERYRQALLASKNSIVYQKLTEDIVAPQTPKVHRYAPIQQV; from the exons ATGAGCTACCAGTGCAAACTGGTACTCACGCTGTCGCTGCTGGCGACCGGCGTGAGCTTAGCGAGCACCTCGTTGGACAAAGCGATCGGCTCCGGTGCGCTCCCGAAAGCACACGATCCACTGTTCAACAAAATGCTTGCGGAGAAGTCGGACATTCCGATGGCACAGAATCCCATCTTCAACAAGATGCTTCAGGAGAGCCACTCGAAGGAAAACCTGATcgacgacgacgatgacgatGCGCTACTGCCGCCGCACAAAGCGCTTGATCTGAACCCAAAGTATGCCAAGCATGCGCCGCCGAAGAAGATTACCGTTGATCAGCAGCATCCCAAGGTGGAGTCTACGACAATGG GAATCATTCCTATCGAGAATTCCATCGCTAAGGACAGTTTCGATGACGAGGACGACAGCTACGAAGATGAAAGTGATCTGTTGACAGGGGATGACGTTGATAGAACG AACCAAAACTACCCCGAGTATTACGATGAAgacgacgatgacgatgacgacgattacAACTTCGAGGAGCAGGCTCATCTGTGCCCACGGGACTGTATCTGCGAGCGGAACATGCAGGCCTACCTGGTGGCCACCTGCAGCCGTTTGGATTTGGACACTCAAAAGTTTTCTCCATTGATTACCGATCTGCAGGTGTTGGATGTCGGTCCAAAATACCCGATTGTGCTGAGCGCCGAATTTTTCAAGCAGATTGGACTGTCCCACGTGGTTTCTATCAAGATCAGCAACTGTACCATCGAATACATCAACCAGTTCGCCTTCGCCGGTCTAGATGATCTGTACTCCGTGAATTTGACCAACTCGGGAATCGACATGCTCCATCCAGATACTTTCGCGAAGAACACCAAACTGCGTCTGCTCACGTTGTCCGGCAATGACCTCAGTGCTATGCAGAGTGTCAACTATAACACCCCGTACACCGATTATATGCTCAAGGCCCCATCCATCGAGGAACTGGATATTTCCAAATGCAACTTGCAGGCACTCCAATCGACCGCCTTCAATGAACTCAAGAACATCATTTACATCAATCTGTCCGACAACAAGCTAAAGACCCTCCCTGAAACCATCTTCGAAAAGGTGGAAACAATCGAAGAACTTGATCTTTCGATGAACAACATCACCGAGCTGCCGAAGAACATCTTCAACAAGACATCGCTAGCGATTCTGCACCTCAAATACAACATGATCAGCAGCAACTTGGACTTCGTTACCGCCGATCTGCAGAAGCTCGATCTGAGCTACTGTCAGATTCGTACCATCAACGGCCAGATGTTCAAGGGTATGGAGGGTCTTACCACCCTTATCCTTAAGGGCAACCGCATCAAGAAGATCAACCAGATTGCCTTCACCTCGCTGAAGAGCCTCCGTCAGATCGATCTCTCCCAGAACTACCTGGAGCAGATATCCGCTCTGACCTTCCTCGGCAACAAGGATCTGGACATCATCAAGTTGAACGAGAACCCGCGGCTGAAGCAACTGCCGGCGGAAGGCTTCCAGAGTTCGTATGGCACCTTCAATACGTACTTCCTCGACGTTTCGAACTGTGACATTTCCGATCTGGCCGACAACACCTTCAAAACTATGCCACAGATCACCCGGCTGAATTTGGCGTGGAACAATCTGCAAACCATGAGGCCGAAGGTGCTGAGCCATTTGGATAAACTGATGGATTTGGACCTGAGCAATAATCTCATCACCGAACTTAGCGAGGAAACTTTCGCCAAAAACAGAAACCTGAACAAA CTCAATCTCTCCGGAAACCAGCTCGCTCGTCTCTCTCCGAGCACCTTCGTCCCGCTCCAATATCTCAACCAGCTGGATATTAGCGACTGCGATCTGCGCAATCTTTGGGATTCATCCTCGCCTAACGCCAAGGACCACCAGGTCCTGCCCAACTTGAAGCTGCTCAACGCATCCCTCAACGAACTTTCGAACCTGTACGTGTCGGATCTCGACTCGATGACAAGTCTGCGTGTGCTGGACATCCGGAACAACACGCTGAAATGCAACCCCCACTTCAAGGCCCTCAtcaagtggcttggatcgaAAAAGGTTTCGCTGGCGGATTCCAGCAAGGAACAGCGAACTCACGCCGAGCTGAATGCTTACATCACCGATAACTCGGCCCCGCTGGTGGAGTGGAGCCAATTCGCCCAGGAAATATGCCAACCCGCTAAGAACGCGAAGAACTCGCCGGTTGTGGTCAAGGACACCGAGCTGGACgatgacgaggacgaggatgatgACGACGATATCGAAGAGGACGAATCTGAGGATGAGGATGACTACTCGGAGGAGCAAAGCGCCAAGAACGAAAATGTAGTTGACAGCAAGGACGAACTGGATCAATACTACGACGAAGAGGACCGCAATAAGGATGAAGATGAGAACAGCAATGTGATTGATGCTGTCAATGATATTCAGAAAATTGAGGAAGCCATCCTAGGTGGAAATGCGCGGTCGGATGATCCACTGCAGGAAGAGGTCGTCATTTTGGACGGCAGCACTTTGCTCCAAATCAGTGGCCTCTGGCTTCGAATCCTCTGCATTGCGATGGCCATTGTAGTGATCATCATGGCCGTCAGCAGGATTCTGGCGATAATGATGAGGAAACGCGGTGAACGGTACCGTCAAGCCTTGCTGGCATCCAAGAACTCCATCGTCTACCAGAAACTGACGGAAGACATTGTGGCACCCCAAACTCCCAAAGTCCATCGATATGCCCCGATCCAGCAGGTTTAA